One part of the Camelus dromedarius isolate mCamDro1 chromosome 33, mCamDro1.pat, whole genome shotgun sequence genome encodes these proteins:
- the ITPRIPL1 gene encoding inositol 1,4,5-trisphosphate receptor-interacting protein-like 1 isoform X2, which yields MYVVHHPLMVSDRMDLDTLARSRQLEKRMSEEMRQLEIEFEERKRAAEEKQKAENFWRGDTSDDQLVLGRKDMGWPFQADGQEGPLGWMLGNLWNAGLFCFFLIFELLRQNMQHEPAFDSSSDEEEEEVRVVPVTSYNWLTDFPSQEALESFYKHHVQNVTRDLPCTCEFVESFVDDLIEACRVLSRREAHPQLEDCLGIGAAFEKWGTLHETQKFDILVPIVPPQGTMFVLEMRDPALGRRCGCVVVESECVCKREKLLGDVLCLVHHHRDHQALLGKCNSSIKAALCTGSHLDVCKTIQWFRNMVGNAWALVAHKYDFKLSLPPSTTCCKLRLDYRSGRFLSIRLVLGVQREDTLVYLVSQAPDQEQLTSVDWPESFAACEHLFLKLVGRFAPENTCHLKCLQIILSLRDTQSLPQGACRPILTSYHFKTALMHLLLRLPLTDWQHSMLSQRLQDILWFLGRGLQQRSLHHFLIGNAFLPLTIPIPKTFRNAEPVNLFQHLVLNPMAHSQAVEEFHNLLTQVKTLPCASLAGAH from the coding sequence ATGTACGTGGTTCACCACCCCTTGATGGTCAGTGACCGGATGGACCTGGACACGCTAGCCAGAAGCCGGCAGCTGGAGAAGCGGATGAGCGAGGAGATGCGCCAGTTAGAGATAGAGTTTGAAGAGCGGAAGCGCGCAGCTGAGGAGAAGCAGAAGGCAGAGAACTTCTGGAGAGGAGACACGTCGGATGACCAGTTAGTGCTGGGGAGGAAAGACATGGGGTGGCCATTCCAGGCTGATGGCCAGGAGGGGCCGCTGGGCTGGATGCTGGGAAACCTGTGGAATGCCGGcctcttttgctttttcctcaTCTTCGAGCTCCTGCGACAGAACATGCAGCATGAGCCGGCCTTCGATTCCAGCAgcgacgaggaggaggaggaagtccGTGTCGTGCCTGTCACCTCCTACAACTGGCTTACTGACTTCCCCTCGCAGGAGGCCCTGGAGTCCTTTTACAAGCACCATGTCCAGAATGTCACGCGGGACCTGCCCTGCACCTGCGAGTTCGTGGAGAGCTTCGTGGACGACCTCATCGAAGCCTGTCGGGTGCTGAGCCGCCGGGAGGCTCACCCACAGTTGGAGGACTGCCTGGGCATCGGGGCTGCCTTCGAGAAATGGGGAACCCTCCACGAGACCCAGAAATTTGACATCCTGGTGCCCATTGTTCCCCCCCAGGGCACAATGTTTGTGCTGGAGATGCGGGATCCAGCCCTGGGCCGCCGCTGTGGCTGCGTGGTGGTGGAGTCGGAATGCGTGTGCAAGCGTGAGAAACTTCTGGGGGATGTGCTGTGCCTGGTGCACCACCACAGGGACCACCAGGCCCTCCTGGGCAAGTGCAACAGCTCCATCAAGGCGGCTCTCTGCACCGGCTCCCACCTGGACGTTTGCAAGACCATCCAGTGGTTCCGGAACATGGTGGGCAACGCCTGGGCCCTCGTGGCCCACAAGTATGACTTTAAGCTCAGCCTGCCACCGTCCACCACTTGCTGCAAGCTCAGGCTGGACTACCGCTCAGGCCGCTTTCTCTCCATCCGCTTGGTCCTGGGGGTGCAACGGGAAGACACCTTGGTCTACCTGGTGAGTCAGGCCCCTGACCAGGAACAGCTCACCAGCGTGGACTGGCCTGAGTCCTTTGCAGCCTGTGAGCACTTGTTCCTAAAGCTGGTGGGGCGTTTTGCTCCAGAGAACACCTGTCATCTCAAGTGCCTCCAGATCATTTTAAGTCTCCGGGACACTCAGAGTTTACCCCAGGGAGCATGCCGCCCCATCCTCACCTCTTACCACTTCAAAACAGCCCTCATGCACCTGTTGCTCCGGCTGCCCCTAACAGACTGGCAGCACAGCATGCTCTCCCAGCGGCTCCAGGACATCCTCTGGTTCTTGGGCCGAGGCCTCCAGCAGAGGTCTCTCCATCATTTCCTCATCGGTAACGCCTTCCTGCCCCTGACCATCCCGATCCCTAAGACATTTCGGAATGCTGAGCCTGTCAATCTCTTCCAACACCTGGTGCTAAACCCCATGGCACATTCACAGGCAGTGGAAGAGTTCCACAACCTTCTGACCCAGGTGAAAACTCTGCCCTGTGCTTCGTTGGCTGGGGCACATTAA
- the NCAPH gene encoding condensin complex subunit 2 isoform X1, giving the protein MGPPCPETRGRPHSASSPSERVFSMPLPRKAPLNTPGTPVLEDFPQNDDEKERLQRRRSRVFDLQFSTDSPHLLASPSSRNIDISAAIPKFTNTQITEHYSTCIKLSTENKITTKNAFGLHLIDFMSEILKQKDAEPTNFKVAAGTLDASTKIYAVRVDAVHADVYRVLGGLGKEAPSPEEAESHGADGSPAETETAKKAPKPRKKHSYKTIEQNINNLNMSEADRKCEIDPMFQKTAASFDECSTAGVFLSTLHCRDYTSELLFPSDVHTLSTGEPLELPDLGWVEMSDLKAPLQQCVEDRQICPSLAGFQFTKWDSETHNESVSALVDKFKKNDQVFDINAEVEESDCGDFADGPLEDDFDATDEQDCTAAGDHTEFRNWKEPCHVQSCQEEMIPLGDGDIWTMCPLLSMKPGEYSYFSPRTMSMWAGPDHWRFRPRHKQGATSHSENRKKSTKKDFEIDFDDDIDFDVYFRKTKAATILTKSTLENQNWRATTLPTDFHYETENLVQLHLKPGTRLLKMAQGQKAGTEHYEEIEDYNYNNPNDTSNFCPGLQAADSDYEESDDLFVGPVGTSDLTPHSGQPPTTTQDNSDVPQVQGLDITTYGESNLVAEPQKVNKIEIQYAKTAKKMDMKKLKQSMWSLLTETPKQVGAEANHSENGQAGDAVGVADKKMLSGLTKDLQKSLPPLMAQNLSIPLAFACLLHLANEKNLKLEGTEDLSDVLVGQGD; this is encoded by the exons ATGGGACCTCCCTGCCCGG AGACCCGTGGACGCCCCCACAGTGCCTCCTCACCTTCAGAGCGGGTGTTCTCCATGCCCCTGCCCAGGAAGGCCCCTCTCAACACTCCTGGCACCCCGGTCCTTGAAGACTTTCCTCAGAATGATGACGAAAAGGAGCGACTGCAGCGGAGACGCTCCAGGGTCTTTGACCTACAGTTCAGCACAGACTCACCTCATTTGCTGGCCTCCCCCTCCAGTAG gAATATTGATATTTCAGCTGCGATTCCTAAATTTACAAACACACAGATTACTGAGCATTATTCCACTTGTATCAAACTGTCCACTGAAAAT aaaattACTACCAAGAATGCTTTTGGCTTGCACTTGATTGATTTTATGTCAGAGATTCTTAAACAGAAAGATGCCGAACCAACCAACTTTAAA GTGGCTGCTGGAACTCTGGATGCCAGCACCAAGATCTATGCTGTGCGTGTGGATGCCGTACATGCTGATGTATACAGAGTCCTTGGGGGGCTGGGCAAAGAAGCACCATCTCCAGAAGAAGCAGAGAGCCACGGTGCAG ATGGAAGTCCAGCCGAAACAGAAACAGCCAAAAAGGCTCCAAAGCCAAGGAAGAAGCACTCGTACAAAACCATCGAGCAGAATATAAACAACCTCAACATGTCTGAAGCAGATCGAAAGTGTGAG ATTGACCCCATGTTCCAGAAGACGGCGGCCTCATTTGACGAGTGCAGCACAGCAGGGGTATTTCTCTCCACGCTCCACTGCCGCGACTACACAAGCGAGCTGCTCTTTCCCTCCGACGTCCACACTCTCTCCACTGGAGAGCCCCTTGAGCTGCCGGATTTAGGTTGGGTGGAAATGAGTGATTTAAAAG CGCCCTTGCAGCAGTGTGTGGAAGATCGCCAGATCTGCCCTTCCCTGGCCGGGTTCCAGTTCACTAAATGGGACAGTGAAACACATAATGAG TCGGTGTCAGCCCTGGTGGACAAGTTTAAGAAGAACGACCAAGTATTTGACATCAATGCCGAGGTGGAAGAGAGTGACTGTGGAGACTTCGCTGATGGGCCCCTGGAGGATGACTTCGATGCCACTGATGAACAGGACTGCACTGCAGCTGGGGATCACACAGAGTTCAGGAACTGGAAGGAGCCGTGCCACGTCCAAAGCTGCCA AGAAGAGATGATTCCCCTCGGGGATGGAGACATCTGGACCATGTGTCCCCTTCTATCCATGAAACCTGGAGAGTATTCCTATTTCAGTCCCCGTACCATGTCGATGTGGGCTGGCCCGGATCACTGGCGCTTTAGACCCCGACACAAAC AAGGTGCTACCTCACActcagagaacagaaagaagagcACAAAGAAGGATTTTGAAATAGACTTTGACGATGATATTGACTTTGATGTATATTTTCGAAAAACAAAG gCTGCTACTATTCTGACCAAGTCCACTCTGGAGAACCAGAATTGGAGAGCCACCACTCTTCCTACAGACTTTCACTATGAGACTGAAAATCTTGTCCAGCTGCACCTCAAACCAGGCACCAGG TTACTTAAGATGGCCCAAGGCCAGAAGGCAGGGACCGAGCATTATGAAGAAATTGAAGACTACAATTACAACAACCCCAACGACACCTCCAACTTCTGTCCTGGGTTACAG GCTGCTGACAGTGATTATGAAGAGTCAGATGACTTATTTGTGGGACCAGTTGGGACCTCTGACCTTACACCTCATTCTGGCCAGCCGCCTACAACAACACAAGACAACAGTGACGTGCCTCAAGTCCAGGGATTAGACATCACCACTTACGGGGAGTCAAATCTGGTAGCTGAGCCTCAGAAG GTGAATAAAATTGAAATTCAATATGCTAAGACTGCCAAGAAGATGGACATGAAGAAGTTGAAGCAGAGCATGTGGAGTCTGCTGACAGAAACCCCCAAGCAGGTGGGCGCAGAG GCCAACCACAGTGAGAATGGACAAGCAGGGGATGCAGTGGGGGTGGCTGACAAGAAGATGCTCAGCGGGCTGACAAAGGACCTGCAGAAGAG CCTGCCTCCCCTCATGGCTCAGAACCTCTCTATACCTCTGGCCTTTGCGTGTCTCCTACATTTGGCCAATGAAAAG AACCTAAAGCTGGAAGGAACCGAGGATCTTTCTGATGTGCTCGTGGGGCAAGGAGACTGA
- the NCAPH gene encoding condensin complex subunit 2 isoform X2: MGPPCPETRGRPHSASSPSERVFSMPLPRKAPLNTPGTPVLEDFPQNDDEKERLQRRRSRVFDLQFSTDSPHLLASPSSRNIDISAAIPKFTNTQITEHYSTCIKLSTENKITTKNAFGLHLIDFMSEILKQKDAEPTNFKVAAGTLDASTKIYAVRVDAVHADVYRVLGGLGKEAPSPEEAESHGADGSPAETETAKKAPKPRKKHSYKTIEQNINNLNMSEADRKCEIDPMFQKTAASFDECSTAGVFLSTLHCRDYTSELLFPSDVHTLSTGEPLELPDLGWVEMSDLKAPLQQCVEDRQICPSLAGFQFTKWDSETHNESVSALVDKFKKNDQVFDINAEVEESDCGDFADGPLEDDFDATDEQDCTAAGDHTEFRNWKEPCHVQSCQEEMIPLGDGDIWTMCPLLSMKPGEYSYFSPRTMSMWAGPDHWRFRPRHKQGATSHSENRKKSTKKDFEIDFDDDIDFDVYFRKTKAATILTKSTLENQNWRATTLPTDFHYETENLVQLHLKPGTRLLKMAQGQKAGTEHYEEIEDYNYNNPNDTSNFCPGLQAADSDYEESDDLFVGPVGTSDLTPHSGQPPTTTQDNSDVPQVQGLDITTYGESNLVAEPQKVNKIEIQYAKTAKKMDMKKLKQSMWSLLTETPKQANHSENGQAGDAVGVADKKMLSGLTKDLQKSLPPLMAQNLSIPLAFACLLHLANEKNLKLEGTEDLSDVLVGQGD, translated from the exons ATGGGACCTCCCTGCCCGG AGACCCGTGGACGCCCCCACAGTGCCTCCTCACCTTCAGAGCGGGTGTTCTCCATGCCCCTGCCCAGGAAGGCCCCTCTCAACACTCCTGGCACCCCGGTCCTTGAAGACTTTCCTCAGAATGATGACGAAAAGGAGCGACTGCAGCGGAGACGCTCCAGGGTCTTTGACCTACAGTTCAGCACAGACTCACCTCATTTGCTGGCCTCCCCCTCCAGTAG gAATATTGATATTTCAGCTGCGATTCCTAAATTTACAAACACACAGATTACTGAGCATTATTCCACTTGTATCAAACTGTCCACTGAAAAT aaaattACTACCAAGAATGCTTTTGGCTTGCACTTGATTGATTTTATGTCAGAGATTCTTAAACAGAAAGATGCCGAACCAACCAACTTTAAA GTGGCTGCTGGAACTCTGGATGCCAGCACCAAGATCTATGCTGTGCGTGTGGATGCCGTACATGCTGATGTATACAGAGTCCTTGGGGGGCTGGGCAAAGAAGCACCATCTCCAGAAGAAGCAGAGAGCCACGGTGCAG ATGGAAGTCCAGCCGAAACAGAAACAGCCAAAAAGGCTCCAAAGCCAAGGAAGAAGCACTCGTACAAAACCATCGAGCAGAATATAAACAACCTCAACATGTCTGAAGCAGATCGAAAGTGTGAG ATTGACCCCATGTTCCAGAAGACGGCGGCCTCATTTGACGAGTGCAGCACAGCAGGGGTATTTCTCTCCACGCTCCACTGCCGCGACTACACAAGCGAGCTGCTCTTTCCCTCCGACGTCCACACTCTCTCCACTGGAGAGCCCCTTGAGCTGCCGGATTTAGGTTGGGTGGAAATGAGTGATTTAAAAG CGCCCTTGCAGCAGTGTGTGGAAGATCGCCAGATCTGCCCTTCCCTGGCCGGGTTCCAGTTCACTAAATGGGACAGTGAAACACATAATGAG TCGGTGTCAGCCCTGGTGGACAAGTTTAAGAAGAACGACCAAGTATTTGACATCAATGCCGAGGTGGAAGAGAGTGACTGTGGAGACTTCGCTGATGGGCCCCTGGAGGATGACTTCGATGCCACTGATGAACAGGACTGCACTGCAGCTGGGGATCACACAGAGTTCAGGAACTGGAAGGAGCCGTGCCACGTCCAAAGCTGCCA AGAAGAGATGATTCCCCTCGGGGATGGAGACATCTGGACCATGTGTCCCCTTCTATCCATGAAACCTGGAGAGTATTCCTATTTCAGTCCCCGTACCATGTCGATGTGGGCTGGCCCGGATCACTGGCGCTTTAGACCCCGACACAAAC AAGGTGCTACCTCACActcagagaacagaaagaagagcACAAAGAAGGATTTTGAAATAGACTTTGACGATGATATTGACTTTGATGTATATTTTCGAAAAACAAAG gCTGCTACTATTCTGACCAAGTCCACTCTGGAGAACCAGAATTGGAGAGCCACCACTCTTCCTACAGACTTTCACTATGAGACTGAAAATCTTGTCCAGCTGCACCTCAAACCAGGCACCAGG TTACTTAAGATGGCCCAAGGCCAGAAGGCAGGGACCGAGCATTATGAAGAAATTGAAGACTACAATTACAACAACCCCAACGACACCTCCAACTTCTGTCCTGGGTTACAG GCTGCTGACAGTGATTATGAAGAGTCAGATGACTTATTTGTGGGACCAGTTGGGACCTCTGACCTTACACCTCATTCTGGCCAGCCGCCTACAACAACACAAGACAACAGTGACGTGCCTCAAGTCCAGGGATTAGACATCACCACTTACGGGGAGTCAAATCTGGTAGCTGAGCCTCAGAAG GTGAATAAAATTGAAATTCAATATGCTAAGACTGCCAAGAAGATGGACATGAAGAAGTTGAAGCAGAGCATGTGGAGTCTGCTGACAGAAACCCCCAAGCAG GCCAACCACAGTGAGAATGGACAAGCAGGGGATGCAGTGGGGGTGGCTGACAAGAAGATGCTCAGCGGGCTGACAAAGGACCTGCAGAAGAG CCTGCCTCCCCTCATGGCTCAGAACCTCTCTATACCTCTGGCCTTTGCGTGTCTCCTACATTTGGCCAATGAAAAG AACCTAAAGCTGGAAGGAACCGAGGATCTTTCTGATGTGCTCGTGGGGCAAGGAGACTGA
- the ITPRIPL1 gene encoding inositol 1,4,5-trisphosphate receptor-interacting protein-like 1 isoform X1: MAVISLLFLAVMYVVHHPLMVSDRMDLDTLARSRQLEKRMSEEMRQLEIEFEERKRAAEEKQKAENFWRGDTSDDQLVLGRKDMGWPFQADGQEGPLGWMLGNLWNAGLFCFFLIFELLRQNMQHEPAFDSSSDEEEEEVRVVPVTSYNWLTDFPSQEALESFYKHHVQNVTRDLPCTCEFVESFVDDLIEACRVLSRREAHPQLEDCLGIGAAFEKWGTLHETQKFDILVPIVPPQGTMFVLEMRDPALGRRCGCVVVESECVCKREKLLGDVLCLVHHHRDHQALLGKCNSSIKAALCTGSHLDVCKTIQWFRNMVGNAWALVAHKYDFKLSLPPSTTCCKLRLDYRSGRFLSIRLVLGVQREDTLVYLVSQAPDQEQLTSVDWPESFAACEHLFLKLVGRFAPENTCHLKCLQIILSLRDTQSLPQGACRPILTSYHFKTALMHLLLRLPLTDWQHSMLSQRLQDILWFLGRGLQQRSLHHFLIGNAFLPLTIPIPKTFRNAEPVNLFQHLVLNPMAHSQAVEEFHNLLTQVKTLPCASLAGAH, translated from the coding sequence ATGGCTGTGATAAGCCTTCTGTTCTTGGCAGTGATGTACGTGGTTCACCACCCCTTGATGGTCAGTGACCGGATGGACCTGGACACGCTAGCCAGAAGCCGGCAGCTGGAGAAGCGGATGAGCGAGGAGATGCGCCAGTTAGAGATAGAGTTTGAAGAGCGGAAGCGCGCAGCTGAGGAGAAGCAGAAGGCAGAGAACTTCTGGAGAGGAGACACGTCGGATGACCAGTTAGTGCTGGGGAGGAAAGACATGGGGTGGCCATTCCAGGCTGATGGCCAGGAGGGGCCGCTGGGCTGGATGCTGGGAAACCTGTGGAATGCCGGcctcttttgctttttcctcaTCTTCGAGCTCCTGCGACAGAACATGCAGCATGAGCCGGCCTTCGATTCCAGCAgcgacgaggaggaggaggaagtccGTGTCGTGCCTGTCACCTCCTACAACTGGCTTACTGACTTCCCCTCGCAGGAGGCCCTGGAGTCCTTTTACAAGCACCATGTCCAGAATGTCACGCGGGACCTGCCCTGCACCTGCGAGTTCGTGGAGAGCTTCGTGGACGACCTCATCGAAGCCTGTCGGGTGCTGAGCCGCCGGGAGGCTCACCCACAGTTGGAGGACTGCCTGGGCATCGGGGCTGCCTTCGAGAAATGGGGAACCCTCCACGAGACCCAGAAATTTGACATCCTGGTGCCCATTGTTCCCCCCCAGGGCACAATGTTTGTGCTGGAGATGCGGGATCCAGCCCTGGGCCGCCGCTGTGGCTGCGTGGTGGTGGAGTCGGAATGCGTGTGCAAGCGTGAGAAACTTCTGGGGGATGTGCTGTGCCTGGTGCACCACCACAGGGACCACCAGGCCCTCCTGGGCAAGTGCAACAGCTCCATCAAGGCGGCTCTCTGCACCGGCTCCCACCTGGACGTTTGCAAGACCATCCAGTGGTTCCGGAACATGGTGGGCAACGCCTGGGCCCTCGTGGCCCACAAGTATGACTTTAAGCTCAGCCTGCCACCGTCCACCACTTGCTGCAAGCTCAGGCTGGACTACCGCTCAGGCCGCTTTCTCTCCATCCGCTTGGTCCTGGGGGTGCAACGGGAAGACACCTTGGTCTACCTGGTGAGTCAGGCCCCTGACCAGGAACAGCTCACCAGCGTGGACTGGCCTGAGTCCTTTGCAGCCTGTGAGCACTTGTTCCTAAAGCTGGTGGGGCGTTTTGCTCCAGAGAACACCTGTCATCTCAAGTGCCTCCAGATCATTTTAAGTCTCCGGGACACTCAGAGTTTACCCCAGGGAGCATGCCGCCCCATCCTCACCTCTTACCACTTCAAAACAGCCCTCATGCACCTGTTGCTCCGGCTGCCCCTAACAGACTGGCAGCACAGCATGCTCTCCCAGCGGCTCCAGGACATCCTCTGGTTCTTGGGCCGAGGCCTCCAGCAGAGGTCTCTCCATCATTTCCTCATCGGTAACGCCTTCCTGCCCCTGACCATCCCGATCCCTAAGACATTTCGGAATGCTGAGCCTGTCAATCTCTTCCAACACCTGGTGCTAAACCCCATGGCACATTCACAGGCAGTGGAAGAGTTCCACAACCTTCTGACCCAGGTGAAAACTCTGCCCTGTGCTTCGTTGGCTGGGGCACATTAA
- the NCAPH gene encoding condensin complex subunit 2 isoform X3 produces the protein MPLPRKAPLNTPGTPVLEDFPQNDDEKERLQRRRSRVFDLQFSTDSPHLLASPSSRNIDISAAIPKFTNTQITEHYSTCIKLSTENKITTKNAFGLHLIDFMSEILKQKDAEPTNFKVAAGTLDASTKIYAVRVDAVHADVYRVLGGLGKEAPSPEEAESHGADGSPAETETAKKAPKPRKKHSYKTIEQNINNLNMSEADRKCEIDPMFQKTAASFDECSTAGVFLSTLHCRDYTSELLFPSDVHTLSTGEPLELPDLGWVEMSDLKAPLQQCVEDRQICPSLAGFQFTKWDSETHNESVSALVDKFKKNDQVFDINAEVEESDCGDFADGPLEDDFDATDEQDCTAAGDHTEFRNWKEPCHVQSCQEEMIPLGDGDIWTMCPLLSMKPGEYSYFSPRTMSMWAGPDHWRFRPRHKQGATSHSENRKKSTKKDFEIDFDDDIDFDVYFRKTKAATILTKSTLENQNWRATTLPTDFHYETENLVQLHLKPGTRLLKMAQGQKAGTEHYEEIEDYNYNNPNDTSNFCPGLQAADSDYEESDDLFVGPVGTSDLTPHSGQPPTTTQDNSDVPQVQGLDITTYGESNLVAEPQKVNKIEIQYAKTAKKMDMKKLKQSMWSLLTETPKQVGAEANHSENGQAGDAVGVADKKMLSGLTKDLQKSLPPLMAQNLSIPLAFACLLHLANEKNLKLEGTEDLSDVLVGQGD, from the exons ATGCCCCTGCCCAGGAAGGCCCCTCTCAACACTCCTGGCACCCCGGTCCTTGAAGACTTTCCTCAGAATGATGACGAAAAGGAGCGACTGCAGCGGAGACGCTCCAGGGTCTTTGACCTACAGTTCAGCACAGACTCACCTCATTTGCTGGCCTCCCCCTCCAGTAG gAATATTGATATTTCAGCTGCGATTCCTAAATTTACAAACACACAGATTACTGAGCATTATTCCACTTGTATCAAACTGTCCACTGAAAAT aaaattACTACCAAGAATGCTTTTGGCTTGCACTTGATTGATTTTATGTCAGAGATTCTTAAACAGAAAGATGCCGAACCAACCAACTTTAAA GTGGCTGCTGGAACTCTGGATGCCAGCACCAAGATCTATGCTGTGCGTGTGGATGCCGTACATGCTGATGTATACAGAGTCCTTGGGGGGCTGGGCAAAGAAGCACCATCTCCAGAAGAAGCAGAGAGCCACGGTGCAG ATGGAAGTCCAGCCGAAACAGAAACAGCCAAAAAGGCTCCAAAGCCAAGGAAGAAGCACTCGTACAAAACCATCGAGCAGAATATAAACAACCTCAACATGTCTGAAGCAGATCGAAAGTGTGAG ATTGACCCCATGTTCCAGAAGACGGCGGCCTCATTTGACGAGTGCAGCACAGCAGGGGTATTTCTCTCCACGCTCCACTGCCGCGACTACACAAGCGAGCTGCTCTTTCCCTCCGACGTCCACACTCTCTCCACTGGAGAGCCCCTTGAGCTGCCGGATTTAGGTTGGGTGGAAATGAGTGATTTAAAAG CGCCCTTGCAGCAGTGTGTGGAAGATCGCCAGATCTGCCCTTCCCTGGCCGGGTTCCAGTTCACTAAATGGGACAGTGAAACACATAATGAG TCGGTGTCAGCCCTGGTGGACAAGTTTAAGAAGAACGACCAAGTATTTGACATCAATGCCGAGGTGGAAGAGAGTGACTGTGGAGACTTCGCTGATGGGCCCCTGGAGGATGACTTCGATGCCACTGATGAACAGGACTGCACTGCAGCTGGGGATCACACAGAGTTCAGGAACTGGAAGGAGCCGTGCCACGTCCAAAGCTGCCA AGAAGAGATGATTCCCCTCGGGGATGGAGACATCTGGACCATGTGTCCCCTTCTATCCATGAAACCTGGAGAGTATTCCTATTTCAGTCCCCGTACCATGTCGATGTGGGCTGGCCCGGATCACTGGCGCTTTAGACCCCGACACAAAC AAGGTGCTACCTCACActcagagaacagaaagaagagcACAAAGAAGGATTTTGAAATAGACTTTGACGATGATATTGACTTTGATGTATATTTTCGAAAAACAAAG gCTGCTACTATTCTGACCAAGTCCACTCTGGAGAACCAGAATTGGAGAGCCACCACTCTTCCTACAGACTTTCACTATGAGACTGAAAATCTTGTCCAGCTGCACCTCAAACCAGGCACCAGG TTACTTAAGATGGCCCAAGGCCAGAAGGCAGGGACCGAGCATTATGAAGAAATTGAAGACTACAATTACAACAACCCCAACGACACCTCCAACTTCTGTCCTGGGTTACAG GCTGCTGACAGTGATTATGAAGAGTCAGATGACTTATTTGTGGGACCAGTTGGGACCTCTGACCTTACACCTCATTCTGGCCAGCCGCCTACAACAACACAAGACAACAGTGACGTGCCTCAAGTCCAGGGATTAGACATCACCACTTACGGGGAGTCAAATCTGGTAGCTGAGCCTCAGAAG GTGAATAAAATTGAAATTCAATATGCTAAGACTGCCAAGAAGATGGACATGAAGAAGTTGAAGCAGAGCATGTGGAGTCTGCTGACAGAAACCCCCAAGCAGGTGGGCGCAGAG GCCAACCACAGTGAGAATGGACAAGCAGGGGATGCAGTGGGGGTGGCTGACAAGAAGATGCTCAGCGGGCTGACAAAGGACCTGCAGAAGAG CCTGCCTCCCCTCATGGCTCAGAACCTCTCTATACCTCTGGCCTTTGCGTGTCTCCTACATTTGGCCAATGAAAAG AACCTAAAGCTGGAAGGAACCGAGGATCTTTCTGATGTGCTCGTGGGGCAAGGAGACTGA